TAGCTTCTAAGCATATGATTGAGTAGAAAACTCTTTCCCGAACCGCTTGCACCCAAGCAAAATTTTGATCGGTTATTAATCCAACCAAGATCGAACGGCTCATTACTGATATCAACATTTATAGGATTTCCGGTAAGGCGATCACCAAACCGAATACCATATTGACTAACTGATGATCTGTAGTTGGTTTCCAGATTAAAGAAGCAGGTAGATTGTTCTAAAAACGTGTCGAATGTGTCGTTCATGGGAAAATCTGCTTCATTTCCCGGTAATCCTGCAAACCATATTTGTGGTTGTCCGTCGGTTTCCTGTTTTGCAACTGCATCCATTTGAGCCATTGCTGAAGAGACAAGATTTTTTAAGTCCTTTGCCTTTGCCTGATTGTCAGACCAAGCCATCACATTAAAATGAGCTTTTACAGGCAATCTGCCCGAAGCAATAGCTTCATTTAAAAAGTCATTGGTAGCGTCACGGTTGATCGAATTTTCCCGCGAATAGGCTGATAAGGATTGAAGTCTTAGTTTTTTTGACTCCAATCGTTTAATAGTTTTCTGCGCATCTTCGATAAACACATATTGATTAAGGATGTGATTACAGTTTAATAGCGCCCCCAATGGACTGGCAAAACCGATACTAAATTTGGTACGATCAGTAGAATACTTATCATAATTTATACGACTTCCACATAAGGCAGGCAGGTCTTCGGTGTCTGAAAGAGAATAGACTTCTACTTTTTTGTCACCCACACGAATGCCATCTTTGATATGCACATCACGAATTACTGGCATTTGTTCCTTGGCCAATAAAAAACAGTAACGTTCGATTATGCCCGCTTTATTAGCTGTACCCGCAAGCTCATCGTCATTAAGCCTTTGTAGGGACACAAACCCGCTATCTTTTAAAACACTTTCGAACTGGCCTGCGGCATCCAAAAAATCCCCTATAAGAACTGGATCAATGGTTTGAACAGGCACTATGGTCTTACGCAAGATATTATTGTAAACAGAGCTGGAAAGTTTTCTTCCTGCTGGTTTCTTCGTTAAATAGATAAAGCACTCATGTTCCAGAAATGGTCTTTCATTAAAGAATTTCTCGCTGGATTTGGTTAGAAAACTTTGATCGTCCTTCTGAAAATCCGCCTTATAATTTGATGCTATAAACCAATCTTGTTTATGAAAAATGCTATGCTGCGGAAGGAGTTTAATAGCCCTGGTTAATGCCTGATGATAGGTTTCGTAATCCCGTTCAGAAAGGG
The sequence above is drawn from the Pedobacter cryoconitis genome and encodes:
- a CDS encoding TraG family conjugative transposon ATPase, which encodes MVEASNIFPIWKVENNCILSMHGDITIVYKASLPEIFTLSERDYETYHQALTRAIKLLPQHSIFHKQDWFIASNYKADFQKDDQSFLTKSSEKFFNERPFLEHECFIYLTKKPAGRKLSSSVYNNILRKTIVPVQTIDPVLIGDFLDAAGQFESVLKDSGFVSLQRLNDDELAGTANKAGIIERYCFLLAKEQMPVIRDVHIKDGIRVGDKKVEVYSLSDTEDLPALCGSRINYDKYSTDRTKFSIGFASPLGALLNCNHILNQYVFIEDAQKTIKRLESKKLRLQSLSAYSRENSINRDATNDFLNEAIASGRLPVKAHFNVMAWSDNQAKAKDLKNLVSSAMAQMDAVAKQETDGQPQIWFAGLPGNEADFPMNDTFDTFLEQSTCFFNLETNYRSSVSQYGIRFGDRLTGNPINVDISNEPFDLGWINNRSKFCLGASGSGKSFLLNHMLRSYYEQGSHVVVMDIGHSYRGLCELVGGYYFTYTEEDPIKFNPFYLADGDVMDTEKRESIKTLLLALWKKDDEPYRRSEYVAISNALTLYLAHLEKNQDIFPCFNSFYEYLMFEYMQVLENGKVKEKDFDIGNFLYVLNPYYKGGEFDYLLNATENLDMLHERFIVFELDNLKEHPILFGVTVMVIMELVISKMRKLKGIRKIMLIEECWKAIIKPGTAEYIRYLFKTMRKFYGEPIVVTQEIEDIISSPIVKNAIINNSDCKILLDQSKYENKFEIIQELLGLTDKEKAQVLSLNKANDPARKYKEVFISLGNGHSKVYRTEVSIEEYLAYSTEEREKLLVHEYAGKYGGILKGIGILAQEIRDGKRI